One stretch of Variovorax sp. 54 DNA includes these proteins:
- a CDS encoding Bug family tripartite tricarboxylate transporter substrate binding protein, whose amino-acid sequence MSFFRSSLSRRAIAAAALALTAGGLLPLTASAQQQPAAFPTKPVRIITPFPVGGGPDGVARLVADKLSRAWGQPVVVENRPGGNGFIAIDAFKRGAKDGHDIVVLDNVHLAAYPALFKKLPYDASKDFDALLPLFKTYFFFTVATNSKYKTVGDLIADAKANPGKLDYGSWSVGNPVHLGSELFESATGTQMEHIIYKETTQLYTSVATGELAFALGSSATAGPLQRANKLRFLAVAAPQRNAAFPDVPTVSESGGPKGFEVIGWNAIAVPKGLPASVTEKIKRDIEKGLAEPDVLEKFKSFGYEPFPTTRPQFDQFVATETRRFTDVIRKANVSLD is encoded by the coding sequence ATGTCCTTCTTCCGTTCGTCGCTCTCGCGTCGCGCCATCGCAGCGGCCGCGCTGGCCCTGACCGCCGGCGGCCTGCTGCCGCTGACCGCTTCGGCACAACAGCAGCCTGCAGCGTTCCCGACCAAGCCCGTGCGCATCATCACGCCGTTCCCGGTCGGCGGTGGTCCGGACGGCGTGGCCCGCCTCGTGGCCGACAAGCTCTCGCGCGCCTGGGGCCAGCCGGTGGTGGTCGAGAACCGCCCGGGCGGCAACGGCTTCATCGCCATCGACGCCTTCAAGCGCGGCGCGAAAGACGGCCACGACATCGTCGTGCTCGACAACGTGCACCTGGCCGCGTACCCGGCGCTGTTCAAGAAGCTGCCCTACGACGCCAGCAAGGACTTCGACGCGCTGCTGCCGCTGTTCAAGACGTATTTCTTCTTCACCGTGGCCACGAACAGCAAGTACAAGACCGTGGGCGACCTCATCGCCGACGCCAAGGCCAACCCCGGCAAGCTCGACTACGGCTCGTGGTCGGTCGGCAACCCGGTGCACCTGGGCTCGGAACTGTTCGAGTCGGCCACCGGCACGCAGATGGAACACATCATCTACAAGGAAACCACGCAGCTCTACACCTCGGTGGCCACGGGCGAACTGGCCTTTGCCCTGGGCAGCAGCGCCACCGCCGGCCCGCTGCAGCGCGCCAACAAGCTGCGCTTCCTGGCCGTGGCCGCGCCCCAGCGCAACGCCGCCTTCCCCGACGTGCCGACCGTGAGCGAATCGGGCGGCCCGAAGGGCTTCGAGGTCATCGGCTGGAACGCCATCGCCGTGCCGAAGGGCCTGCCGGCTTCGGTGACGGAGAAGATCAAGCGCGACATCGAGAAGGGCCTGGCCGAACCCGACGTGCTGGAGAAGTTCAAGAGCTTCGGCTACGAGCCGTTCCCGACCACGCGCCCGCAGTTCGACCAGTTCGTGGCGACGGAAACGAGGCGCTTCACGGACGTGATCCGCAAGGCGAACGTGTCACTGGACTGA
- a CDS encoding Bug family tripartite tricarboxylate transporter substrate binding protein, whose translation MTLARRELLLGLLAAAGLPAHAQQADGKPIRIVVPFAAGGGNDVFARQMAKGLGEVRKSGVIVDNKPGAGGNLGTEQVVRSTPDGSTLLLGHTGTVSINPALYKGLKFDARKDLLPVAMFASSALVLVVPAASKVRTVADLVNEAKSRPGLLDYASSGSGTGGHLTGELFAQRTGTKINHIPYKGTNPALTDLAGGQVQMMFSVIPPALALVKGGRLRAIAVTGAKRLPSLPDVPTVAESGLRELAGFESTLTYGILAPRGTAEAFVKTLSAQMLQVAGGAEFQSRLDVEGAVPLLGGPADYAALIAKESALWAGIVKASGASVD comes from the coding sequence ATGACTCTCGCCCGACGCGAGCTGCTGCTGGGGCTGCTGGCAGCAGCGGGCCTGCCCGCCCATGCGCAGCAGGCCGACGGCAAGCCGATCCGCATCGTCGTGCCGTTCGCGGCCGGCGGCGGCAACGACGTGTTCGCACGCCAGATGGCCAAGGGCCTGGGCGAGGTGCGCAAGTCGGGCGTCATCGTCGACAACAAACCCGGCGCGGGCGGCAACCTCGGCACCGAGCAGGTGGTGCGCAGCACGCCCGACGGCAGCACACTGCTGCTGGGCCACACGGGCACCGTGTCGATCAACCCGGCGCTGTACAAGGGCCTGAAGTTCGACGCCCGCAAGGACCTGCTGCCCGTGGCCATGTTCGCGTCGTCCGCGCTCGTGCTCGTGGTGCCCGCGGCCTCGAAGGTGCGCACCGTGGCCGACCTCGTCAACGAGGCGAAGTCGCGCCCGGGCCTGCTCGACTACGCGTCGAGCGGCAGCGGCACCGGCGGTCACCTCACGGGCGAACTCTTCGCGCAGCGCACCGGCACGAAGATCAATCACATCCCCTACAAGGGCACCAACCCCGCGCTCACCGACCTCGCGGGCGGCCAGGTGCAGATGATGTTCAGCGTCATCCCTCCCGCGCTCGCGCTGGTCAAGGGCGGGCGCCTGCGCGCCATTGCCGTCACGGGCGCCAAGCGTTTGCCGTCGCTGCCCGACGTGCCCACCGTGGCCGAGTCGGGCTTGCGCGAACTCGCGGGCTTCGAGAGCACGCTCACCTACGGCATCCTCGCGCCGCGCGGCACGGCCGAAGCGTTCGTGAAGACGCTGTCGGCGCAGATGCTGCAGGTGGCGGGCGGTGCCGAGTTCCAGTCGCGGCTCGACGTGGAAGGCGCCGTGCCGCTGCTCGGCGGGCCGGCCGACTACGCCGCGCTCATCGCGAAGGAAAGCGCGCTGTGGGCCGGCATCGTCAAGGCCTCGGGCGCGTCGGTCGACTGA
- the pcaF gene encoding 3-oxoadipyl-CoA thiolase, which produces MTTQAFICDAVRTPFGRYGGSLSSVRTDDLGAVPLRALIERNKNVDWQAVSDVLYGCANQAGEDNRNVARMSALLAGLPIEVGGGTINRLCGSGLDALGTAARAIRAGEAGLMIAGGVESMSRAPFVMPKAESAFSRNNAVYDTTIGWRFVNKLMKAQYGVDSMPETAENVATDYKIEREAQDLMALNSQLRAVASQKSGFFDAEIVPVSVPQKKGDAIIVNKDEHPRDTTLEALAKLKPIVRPDGTVTAGNASGVNDGACALLLADEASAAKHGLTPRARVVGMATAGVAPRIMGIGPAPATQKVLALTGLTLDQIDVIELNEAFAAQGLAVLRLLGLKDDDARVNINGGAIALGHPLGASGARLATTAVNQLHKGGGRYALCTMCIGVGQGIAVILERV; this is translated from the coding sequence ATGACCACCCAAGCCTTCATCTGCGACGCCGTGCGCACCCCCTTCGGCCGCTACGGCGGTTCGCTCAGCAGCGTGCGCACCGACGACCTCGGCGCCGTGCCCCTGCGCGCACTGATCGAGCGCAACAAGAACGTCGACTGGCAGGCCGTGAGCGATGTGCTCTACGGCTGCGCCAACCAGGCCGGCGAAGACAACCGCAACGTCGCGCGCATGTCGGCGCTGCTCGCGGGCCTGCCGATCGAAGTGGGCGGCGGCACCATCAACCGCCTGTGCGGTTCGGGCCTCGATGCACTGGGCACCGCAGCGCGCGCCATCCGCGCCGGTGAAGCCGGTCTGATGATTGCCGGCGGCGTCGAAAGCATGAGCCGCGCGCCCTTCGTCATGCCCAAGGCCGAGAGCGCCTTCAGCCGCAACAACGCGGTGTACGACACCACCATCGGCTGGCGCTTCGTCAACAAGCTCATGAAGGCGCAGTACGGCGTCGACTCGATGCCCGAGACGGCCGAGAACGTGGCCACCGACTACAAGATCGAGCGCGAGGCGCAAGACCTGATGGCGCTCAACTCGCAGCTGCGCGCCGTGGCCTCGCAGAAGTCCGGCTTCTTCGACGCCGAGATCGTGCCCGTGAGCGTGCCGCAGAAAAAGGGCGACGCGATCATCGTCAACAAGGACGAGCATCCGCGTGACACCACGCTGGAGGCGCTGGCCAAGCTCAAGCCCATCGTGCGCCCCGACGGCACCGTCACCGCCGGCAATGCCAGCGGCGTGAACGACGGCGCCTGCGCGCTGCTGCTGGCCGACGAAGCCAGCGCCGCCAAGCACGGCCTCACGCCGCGCGCCCGCGTGGTCGGCATGGCCACGGCCGGTGTCGCGCCGCGCATCATGGGCATCGGCCCGGCGCCCGCCACGCAGAAGGTGCTGGCGCTCACCGGTCTCACGCTCGACCAGATCGACGTCATCGAACTCAACGAAGCCTTCGCGGCGCAAGGCCTCGCCGTGCTGCGCCTCCTGGGCCTGAAGGACGACGACGCGCGCGTGAACATCAACGGCGGCGCCATTGCACTGGGCCACCCGCTCGGCGCCAGCGGCGCACGCCTGGCCACCACCGCGGTGAACCAGCTGCACAAGGGCGGCGGCCGCTACGCGCTGTGCACGATGTGCATCGGCGTGGGGCAGGGCATTGCCGTGATCCTGGAACGCGTCTGA
- a CDS encoding 3-oxoacid CoA-transferase subunit B has product MTMAYTRRTKDQLAARVAQDIFDGAVVNLGIGQPTLVANHLPKGREVILQSENGILGMGPAPEAGEEDYDLINAGKQPVTLLPGGSFFHHADSFAMMRGGHLDICVLGAFQVSATGDLANWHTGEKDAIPAVGGAMDLAIGAKQTWVMMDLLTKQGASKLVQACTYPLTGIGCVKRVYSDLATLECTTQGLKLVDLVEGLTREELEKLVGLPIAA; this is encoded by the coding sequence ATGACCATGGCATACACACGTCGCACCAAGGACCAGCTCGCCGCGCGAGTGGCACAAGACATCTTCGACGGCGCCGTCGTCAACCTCGGCATCGGCCAGCCCACGCTCGTGGCCAACCACCTGCCGAAGGGCCGCGAAGTCATCCTGCAAAGCGAGAACGGCATCCTCGGCATGGGCCCCGCGCCCGAGGCCGGCGAAGAAGACTACGACCTCATCAACGCCGGCAAGCAGCCCGTCACGCTGCTGCCGGGCGGTTCGTTCTTTCACCATGCCGACAGCTTCGCGATGATGCGCGGCGGCCACCTCGACATCTGCGTGCTCGGCGCGTTCCAGGTGTCGGCCACCGGCGACCTCGCCAACTGGCACACGGGCGAGAAAGACGCCATTCCCGCGGTCGGCGGCGCAATGGACCTGGCCATCGGCGCCAAGCAGACGTGGGTCATGATGGATTTGCTGACCAAGCAGGGCGCGAGCAAGCTGGTGCAGGCATGCACCTATCCGCTGACCGGCATCGGCTGCGTCAAGCGCGTGTACTCCGACCTCGCCACGCTCGAATGCACGACGCAAGGTTTGAAGCTCGTCGACCTCGTCGAAGGCCTCACCCGCGAAGAACTCGAGAAGCTCGTCGGCCTGCCGATCGCCGCCTGA
- a CDS encoding 3-oxoacid CoA-transferase subunit A gives MINKIARSVADALAGIQDGATVLIGGFGTAGIPGELIDGLVEQGAKDLTVVNNNAGNGETGLAALLKAGRVRKIICSFPRQADSQVFDGLYRSGKLELELVPQGNLAERIRAAGAGIGAFFCPTGYGTQLAGNRETREIDGKQYVLEYPIHGDVALIKAERGDRWGNLVYRKAARNFGPVMAMASKKTVATVHDIAELGTLDPETIVTPGIFVHQVVRIERVATQAGGFKKAA, from the coding sequence ATGATCAACAAGATCGCGCGCTCGGTCGCCGATGCCCTGGCTGGCATCCAAGACGGCGCCACGGTGCTCATCGGCGGTTTCGGCACCGCCGGTATTCCAGGCGAACTCATCGACGGCCTCGTCGAGCAGGGCGCCAAGGACCTCACGGTCGTCAACAACAACGCAGGCAACGGAGAGACGGGCCTGGCGGCGCTGCTCAAGGCCGGCCGCGTGCGCAAGATCATCTGCAGCTTTCCGCGCCAGGCCGACAGCCAGGTGTTCGACGGCCTGTACCGCAGCGGCAAGCTCGAACTCGAGCTCGTGCCCCAAGGCAATCTCGCCGAGCGCATCCGCGCCGCGGGTGCCGGCATCGGCGCCTTCTTCTGCCCCACGGGCTACGGCACGCAGCTCGCAGGCAACCGCGAGACGCGCGAGATCGACGGCAAGCAGTACGTGCTCGAGTACCCCATCCACGGCGACGTGGCGCTCATCAAGGCCGAGCGCGGCGACCGCTGGGGCAACCTGGTCTACCGCAAGGCCGCGCGCAACTTCGGCCCGGTGATGGCCATGGCCTCGAAGAAGACGGTCGCCACCGTGCACGACATCGCCGAACTCGGCACCCTCGACCCCGAGACCATCGTGACCCCGGGTATCTTCGTGCACCAGGTGGTGCGCATCGAACGCGTGGCGACCCAAGCCGGCGGCTTCAAGAAGGCAGCATGA
- a CDS encoding IclR family transcriptional regulator domain-containing protein, with translation MSTTDTPAPGDSYVQSFARGLQVIRSFSANAPHQTLSEVAAGSGLTRAGARRILLTLQTLGYVVTDGKLFTLTPRILDLGFAYLSSMPIWNRAEPVMEALVQQVQESCSAAVLDATDIVYVLRVPTQKIMRISLGVGSRLPAYCTSLGRLLLADLGDDEVRARLEASNLEALTKHTVTDIDALMAKVAQARKQQWCLVNQELEEGLISVAAPIVNRQGRMVAALNISGQANRTSAKVMQETMLPALIDAAKQVSALL, from the coding sequence ATGTCCACCACCGACACGCCCGCCCCTGGCGACAGCTACGTGCAGTCTTTTGCGCGCGGCCTGCAGGTGATCCGCTCGTTCAGCGCGAACGCGCCGCACCAAACGCTGAGCGAAGTGGCCGCCGGCAGTGGCCTCACGCGCGCAGGGGCGCGGCGCATTCTTCTCACGCTGCAGACGCTGGGCTATGTGGTGACCGACGGCAAGCTCTTCACGCTCACGCCGCGCATCCTCGACCTGGGCTTTGCCTACCTGTCGTCGATGCCGATCTGGAACCGCGCCGAGCCCGTGATGGAGGCGCTGGTGCAGCAGGTGCAGGAGTCGTGCTCGGCCGCCGTGCTCGACGCGACCGACATCGTCTATGTGCTGCGCGTGCCGACGCAGAAGATCATGCGCATCAGCCTGGGCGTGGGCTCGCGGCTGCCGGCGTACTGCACGTCGCTGGGCCGCCTGCTGCTCGCAGACCTGGGCGACGACGAGGTGCGCGCACGCCTCGAGGCCTCCAACCTCGAAGCGCTGACCAAGCACACCGTGACCGACATCGACGCGCTCATGGCCAAGGTGGCGCAGGCGCGCAAGCAGCAGTGGTGCCTGGTGAACCAGGAACTGGAAGAAGGCCTGATCTCCGTGGCCGCGCCCATCGTGAACCGGCAGGGCCGCATGGTGGCCGCGCTGAACATCAGCGGGCAGGCGAACCGCACGAGCGCGAAGGTGATGCAGGAGACGATGCTGCCGGCGCTGATCGATGCGGCGAAGCAGGTGTCGGCGCTGCTTTAG
- a CDS encoding Bug family tripartite tricarboxylate transporter substrate binding protein encodes MKITKRRLLEGGAAALATSLFTPGAWAQRAAGGDAAWPTKPVRILVGFPAGASPDLAARAIAEPLSKILRQPVTVENKPGASGNLVAAEVAKATDDHTIGALINGNLTIAKLLNPSLGFDPEKDFAPVGLIGTAPLVLVVSGGATGQSAADLLLWVRNLGSGGKYGTPGVGTVGHLGMELLKSRAAITAQHKPYTGNPQVIAGILAGEIQLALLPPGLAMPHVKSGKLKAIGVTSPERSPLVSELPTIRDADVRGADLEIWTALAAPASMKPAAVAKLNAALVEVISSPEVSEALLKTGWQAQPGSPDALAKRMRADTTRLGGVIIMKGIHSEA; translated from the coding sequence TTGAAGATCACCAAACGCCGCCTGCTCGAAGGCGGCGCCGCAGCCCTTGCCACATCGCTGTTCACCCCGGGCGCGTGGGCCCAGCGCGCAGCAGGCGGCGATGCCGCCTGGCCGACCAAGCCCGTGCGCATCCTCGTGGGTTTCCCCGCGGGCGCATCGCCCGACCTGGCGGCACGCGCCATCGCGGAGCCGCTCTCGAAGATCCTGCGCCAGCCGGTGACGGTGGAGAACAAGCCCGGCGCCAGCGGCAACCTCGTGGCCGCCGAAGTGGCCAAGGCCACCGACGACCACACGATCGGCGCGCTGATCAACGGCAACCTCACGATCGCCAAGCTGCTGAACCCGTCGCTCGGTTTCGACCCCGAGAAAGACTTCGCACCCGTCGGCCTGATCGGCACCGCGCCGCTGGTGCTGGTGGTGTCGGGCGGTGCCACGGGTCAGTCTGCGGCCGACCTGCTGCTGTGGGTGCGCAACCTGGGCAGCGGCGGCAAGTACGGCACGCCGGGCGTGGGCACCGTGGGCCACCTGGGCATGGAGCTGCTCAAGAGCCGCGCCGCCATCACTGCGCAGCACAAGCCCTACACGGGCAACCCGCAGGTGATCGCCGGCATCCTCGCAGGCGAGATCCAGCTGGCGCTGCTGCCGCCGGGGCTGGCGATGCCGCATGTGAAGTCGGGCAAGCTCAAGGCCATCGGCGTGACCTCGCCCGAGCGCAGCCCGCTGGTCAGCGAGCTGCCGACGATCCGCGACGCCGACGTGCGCGGTGCCGACCTCGAGATCTGGACCGCGCTTGCCGCGCCCGCCAGCATGAAGCCGGCGGCCGTGGCCAAGCTCAATGCTGCGTTGGTCGAGGTGATCAGTTCGCCCGAGGTGAGCGAGGCGCTGCTGAAGACCGGCTGGCAAGCGCAGCCTGGTTCGCCCGACGCGCTGGCCAAGCGCATGCGCGCCGACACGACGCGCCTTGGCGGCGTGATCATCATGAAGGGCATCCATTCGGAGGCCTGA
- a CDS encoding nuclear transport factor 2 family protein gives MPKSPRPRARFSFSPTVRALLLAVAACGTALPALAATEHEDVDRLMQAGKLDEAMTKAEAFLKDKPRDPQMRFLKGVIQLDTGKRTEAIAAFTQLTQDAPELPEPFNNLAVIYASQNQFDKARNALESAIRTNPSYATAQENLGDVYARLASQAYSKALQLDQNNTAVQPKLAVIRTLFTAPPAAGSKGGSTLVASATTTPAPAPAAKPAPAPAPAPVAKAPAPAPVPAPAPVAKAPPAPAPAPVAPPVKVAAAPAPAAKTPEPAPAPAPAAAPASTAEIESVVRGWASAWASQDMDRYLAAYGSDFVPAGGQSRKAWEEDRRARIVGKSSISVNLENLAIKVDGQTATARFRQVYRADNLNIASRKTLELQRSGNQWHIRKESVGG, from the coding sequence ATGCCCAAGAGCCCCCGGCCTCGCGCCCGCTTCAGCTTCTCCCCCACCGTGCGCGCCCTGCTTCTGGCCGTTGCGGCCTGCGGCACTGCGCTTCCCGCGCTGGCCGCGACCGAGCACGAGGACGTCGACCGCCTGATGCAGGCCGGCAAGCTCGACGAGGCCATGACCAAGGCCGAGGCCTTCCTCAAGGACAAGCCGCGCGATCCGCAGATGCGCTTCCTGAAGGGCGTGATCCAGCTCGACACCGGCAAGCGCACCGAGGCCATCGCCGCCTTCACGCAGCTCACGCAAGACGCGCCCGAGCTGCCCGAGCCGTTCAACAACCTCGCCGTCATCTACGCGAGCCAGAACCAGTTCGACAAGGCCCGCAACGCCCTCGAAAGCGCCATTCGCACCAACCCCAGCTACGCCACCGCCCAGGAAAACCTCGGCGACGTGTACGCGCGGCTGGCCAGCCAGGCCTACAGCAAGGCACTGCAGCTCGACCAGAACAACACCGCCGTGCAGCCCAAGCTGGCCGTGATCCGCACGCTCTTCACGGCGCCGCCCGCGGCCGGCTCGAAGGGCGGCTCGACGCTGGTGGCCTCGGCCACGACGACGCCCGCACCGGCACCGGCTGCGAAGCCCGCCCCGGCGCCTGCGCCTGCTCCGGTCGCCAAGGCACCCGCTCCGGCCCCCGTGCCCGCACCTGCGCCCGTCGCGAAGGCACCTCCTGCGCCCGCGCCGGCACCTGTCGCACCGCCGGTCAAGGTGGCCGCAGCGCCCGCGCCGGCAGCCAAGACGCCTGAACCGGCACCCGCACCGGCACCCGCCGCTGCCCCGGCTTCCACCGCAGAGATCGAATCCGTCGTGCGCGGCTGGGCCTCGGCCTGGGCCAGCCAGGACATGGACCGCTACCTCGCCGCCTACGGCAGCGACTTCGTGCCCGCCGGCGGACAGAGCCGCAAGGCCTGGGAAGAAGACCGCCGCGCCCGCATCGTCGGCAAATCCAGCATCAGCGTGAACCTCGAGAACCTCGCGATCAAGGTCGACGGACAGACCGCCACCGCCAGGTTCCGTCAGGTCTACCGCGCCGACAACCTCAACATCGCGAGCCGCAAGACGCTCGAACTGCAACGCTCTGGCAACCAGTGGCACATTCGCAAGGAAAGCGTCGGCGGCTAG
- a CDS encoding L,D-transpeptidase family protein has product MAASALALATPGVALAANNHNSSASSKTANAKNSGTTKAAKAGGSRASAKEAKSAKAGSGSSKAQLQAKSKRAAVADSASPARPARKTARTAAPIQEASGAEARLIGVYELFGRGKTREALAKAQTLVRDHPNFQLAQLVYGDLLAAQVPPSNAMPDTAGIARLRGNPAMVELHEESRRRLQALRERPPAGTVPSQFLTLSTRSRFAIAVDASRSRLYLFENADKGMKLVADYYISVGKSGTDKAVEGDARTPLGVYYITSSLDPRSLKDFYGAGALPINYPNPYDVRRGKTGSGIWLHGTPPQQFARAPLASDGCVVMANPDLKQLLRKVQIGATPVVTARSLQWISQPQAEKEEKKFADSITAWKDARASGNEAQLKKFYLPDFQRASRKPVDADSVLRDELTYAQGKRVQIKDVSYLHWRDTEDTMVATFGEVFEGEKNGRTRRQYWLRQAGEWKLFHEEILG; this is encoded by the coding sequence ATGGCCGCCTCCGCGCTCGCGCTGGCCACGCCCGGTGTCGCGCTCGCAGCCAACAACCACAACAGCAGCGCCAGCAGCAAGACGGCCAACGCCAAGAACAGCGGCACGACCAAGGCCGCCAAGGCGGGCGGCAGCCGTGCGTCCGCCAAGGAAGCCAAGAGCGCCAAGGCCGGCAGCGGCAGCAGCAAGGCGCAGCTGCAAGCCAAGAGCAAGCGCGCCGCCGTCGCGGACAGCGCGAGCCCCGCGCGCCCGGCCCGCAAGACCGCCAGAACAGCCGCGCCGATCCAGGAAGCCAGCGGCGCCGAGGCCCGCCTGATCGGCGTCTACGAACTGTTCGGCCGCGGCAAGACGCGCGAGGCGCTGGCCAAGGCCCAGACCCTCGTGCGCGACCATCCGAACTTTCAGCTCGCGCAGCTCGTGTACGGCGACCTGCTCGCGGCGCAGGTGCCGCCCTCGAACGCCATGCCCGACACCGCCGGCATCGCGCGCCTGCGCGGCAACCCCGCCATGGTCGAGCTGCACGAGGAATCGCGCCGCCGCCTGCAGGCCCTGCGCGAACGCCCGCCCGCCGGCACCGTGCCCTCGCAGTTCCTCACGCTCTCGACCCGCAGCCGCTTCGCCATTGCGGTCGATGCGTCGCGCTCGCGGCTGTACCTGTTCGAGAACGCCGACAAGGGCATGAAGCTCGTCGCCGACTACTACATCTCGGTCGGCAAGTCGGGCACCGACAAGGCCGTCGAAGGCGACGCGCGCACTCCGCTGGGCGTGTACTACATCACCAGCAGCCTCGACCCGCGCTCGCTGAAAGACTTCTACGGCGCCGGCGCCCTGCCCATCAACTACCCCAACCCGTACGACGTGCGGCGCGGCAAGACCGGCAGCGGCATCTGGCTGCACGGCACCCCGCCCCAGCAGTTTGCACGGGCGCCGCTGGCCAGCGACGGCTGCGTCGTCATGGCCAACCCCGACCTCAAGCAGCTGCTGCGCAAGGTGCAGATCGGCGCCACGCCCGTCGTCACCGCGCGCAGCCTGCAATGGATTTCGCAGCCGCAGGCCGAAAAAGAAGAAAAGAAATTCGCCGATTCAATTACCGCCTGGAAAGATGCCAGAGCCAGCGGCAATGAAGCGCAATTGAAGAAATTCTATTTGCCCGATTTCCAGCGCGCCAGCCGGAAGCCCGTCGATGCCGATTCGGTGCTCCGCGACGAATTGACCTACGCACAAGGTAAACGAGTGCAAATCAAGGACGTGTCGTACCTCCACTGGCGCGACACCGAGGACACCATGGTCGCCACCTTCGGCGAGGTGTTCGAGGGCGAGAAAAACGGCCGCACCCGCCGCCAGTACTGGCTCCGCCAGGCGGGCGAGTGGAAGCTCTTCCACGAAGAAATCCTGGGCTGA
- a CDS encoding Flp family type IVb pilin, with product MLSSITRFLRDEEGATAIEYGVIAGLITILLVVLFDPTSTTGFAGALKTLFTNLGKQLTLAVPAS from the coding sequence ATGCTCAGTTCTATTACTCGTTTTCTGCGCGATGAAGAGGGCGCTACTGCAATTGAATATGGCGTTATTGCAGGCTTGATCACCATTTTGTTGGTGGTTCTCTTCGACCCCACATCGACCACTGGTTTCGCCGGAGCACTCAAAACGCTATTTACAAACCTCGGCAAGCAATTGACCCTGGCTGTCCCAGCTTCTTGA
- a CDS encoding A24 family peptidase produces the protein MAGIELIWLLPVIVYDFYQRRVPNWLVLAGAVLALTTLSLGQHPLGVVWSDALVGAALGFGFLLLFYAVGLMGAGDVKFAGALGLWVGWQGLLPIWMAASLLAAMHSLLWLALQRWPWFPRLAVALSGRNKASGTETSRKRVIPYAAYLAIAAAIWIIWGQQS, from the coding sequence ATGGCCGGGATCGAGCTGATTTGGCTTCTCCCAGTCATCGTCTACGACTTCTACCAGCGCCGCGTCCCCAACTGGCTAGTCCTTGCAGGTGCTGTTTTGGCCCTTACAACCCTCTCCCTTGGTCAGCACCCACTCGGCGTTGTCTGGTCTGACGCGTTAGTGGGCGCGGCCTTGGGATTCGGCTTTCTCTTGCTCTTCTATGCCGTCGGCCTGATGGGTGCTGGCGACGTCAAGTTTGCTGGTGCACTCGGGCTTTGGGTGGGATGGCAGGGGTTGCTGCCCATTTGGATGGCTGCCAGCCTGCTGGCAGCAATGCACAGCCTGCTTTGGCTCGCCCTACAACGCTGGCCATGGTTTCCCCGCCTTGCTGTTGCGTTGTCCGGAAGGAACAAGGCATCGGGAACTGAAACCTCTCGCAAGCGTGTCATCCCATATGCGGCCTACCTCGCCATCGCTGCCGCGATATGGATTATTTGGGGCCAACAGAGCTGA